In Phacochoerus africanus isolate WHEZ1 chromosome 1, ROS_Pafr_v1, whole genome shotgun sequence, the following are encoded in one genomic region:
- the LOC125113327 gene encoding olfactory receptor 5K3-like, with protein sequence MIEDNHSWTTEFILIGFSNHPELRTLLFLVFLTIYLITMVGNLGLVALIFTERRLHTPMYIFLGNLALMDSCCSSAITPKLLQNFFSKDRIISLYECMAQFYFLCFAETADSFLLAAMAYDRYVAIFNPLQYHTRMSNKLCLQMTTGAYIVAIVNPMIHTGFLFRLTFCKFNQINHFFCDVLPLFRLSCVDPYINELLVFIFAGLVLIFTITLVVISYLFILFTIFTMKSNKGKGKALSTCASHFLSVSIFYGSLICMYVQPNSGIEGDEDIPVAIFYTLVIPLLNPFIYSLRNKEVINVTKKFLKIS encoded by the coding sequence ATGATTGAGGATAACCACTCCTGGACAACTGAATTTATCCTCATAGGATTTAGTAATCACCCAGAGCTGAGGACCCTTCTGTTTCTGGTGTTCCTTACCATCTACCTGATCACCATGGTGGGAAACCTTGGTCTGGTGGCACTGATATTTACTGAGCGTCGTCTTCACACACCAATGTACATCTTTCTGGGTAACCTTGCTCTGATGGATTCCTGTTGTTCCAGTGCCATCACCCCCAAGTTGCTACAGAACTTCTTTTCTAAGGACAGAATCATTTCCCTCTATGAATGCAtggcacaattttattttctctgctttgctgAAACTGCAGACAGCTTCCTCCTGGCAGCAATGGCCTATGATCGTTATGTGGCcatcttcaacccactgcagtACCACACCAGGATGTCCAACAAACTCTGCCTTCAAATGACCACAGGTGCCTACATAGTTGCAATTGTGAATCCCATGATTCATACAGGGTTTCTCTTTAGGTTAACTTTCTGTAAGTTTAATCAAATTAATCACTTTTTTTGTGATGTTCTTCCATTATTCAGACTCTCCTGTGTTGACCCTTACATCAATGAATTGTTGGTATTTATATTTGCTGGGTTAGTTTTAATCTTCACTATTACCTTGGTAGTAATCTCTTACCTTTTCATCCTTTTCACAATTTTCACAATGAAATCCAACAAGGGCAAAGGCAAAGCCTTATCTACTTGTGCATCccactttctctctgtctcaATATTCTACGGTTCTCTTATCTGCATGTATGTTCAGCCAAATTCAGGTATTGAAGGAGATGAAGATATTCCTGTTGCTATTTTTTATACTCTAGTGATTCCTTTATTAAACCCTTTTATTTATAGCCTAAGAAATAAGGAAGTAATAAATGTTaccaaaaaatttttgaagatttCATAA